In the Jatrophihabitans endophyticus genome, one interval contains:
- a CDS encoding M48 family metallopeptidase, translating to MTESPDTEPAVDQDGRVVLTGISSRAFEHPADRAALTALRAVPGFDQVIRVASGMLRERQYRLVHLSSSVRVDERQFSRLHELLGEVVTVLDTERPELYVYNDPFPNAITLGVDRPFVAMSSSLYDLLDDDERRFVLGHEVGHALSGHALYQSMLLHLLNLIGSLGWIPASGLALRAIVAALREWQRKAELSGDRAGLLATQDPAAALRLHMKTAGGAHLDQIDADAFLAQAAEYESTGDLRDGVLKLLNTERTTHPFAVVRAAELRRWSESEEYAAILRGQYPRRGDDHTATFGENAREAARSYKQRIDESTDPLITTVRNVGANVGTGFASAADSIADWFARRARPGTDQQDTGGDVPADGAAGGTGTQPPDNEPPAGPPPAS from the coding sequence GTGACCGAATCGCCCGACACCGAGCCCGCCGTCGACCAGGACGGCCGGGTCGTCCTGACCGGCATCAGCTCACGTGCCTTCGAGCACCCGGCCGACCGCGCCGCGCTCACCGCGCTGCGCGCGGTCCCGGGATTCGACCAGGTGATCAGGGTGGCCTCCGGCATGCTGCGCGAGCGGCAGTACCGGCTCGTCCACCTGTCGTCCTCGGTGCGCGTGGACGAACGCCAGTTCTCGCGCCTGCACGAGCTGCTCGGCGAGGTCGTCACCGTCCTCGACACCGAGCGGCCCGAGCTGTACGTCTACAACGACCCGTTCCCGAACGCGATCACGCTCGGCGTCGACCGACCGTTCGTCGCCATGAGCAGCAGCCTCTACGACCTGCTCGACGACGACGAGCGACGCTTCGTGCTCGGTCACGAGGTGGGCCACGCGCTGTCGGGCCACGCGCTCTACCAGTCGATGCTGCTGCACCTGCTGAACCTCATCGGCTCGCTCGGCTGGATCCCGGCCAGCGGTCTCGCCCTGCGCGCGATCGTCGCGGCCCTGCGGGAGTGGCAGCGCAAGGCCGAGCTCTCCGGCGACCGCGCGGGCCTGCTCGCCACGCAGGACCCGGCCGCGGCCCTGCGCCTGCACATGAAGACCGCCGGCGGCGCGCACCTCGACCAGATCGACGCCGACGCGTTCCTCGCCCAGGCCGCCGAGTACGAGTCGACCGGTGATCTGCGCGACGGCGTGCTGAAGCTGCTCAACACGGAGCGCACCACGCACCCGTTCGCGGTGGTCCGCGCGGCCGAGCTGCGTCGCTGGTCGGAGTCCGAGGAGTACGCCGCGATCCTGCGCGGCCAGTACCCGCGGCGCGGCGACGACCACACCGCGACGTTCGGCGAGAACGCCCGCGAGGCGGCACGCAGCTACAAGCAGCGCATCGACGAGTCGACCGACCCGCTGATCACCACCGTGCGCAACGTCGGCGCGAACGTCGGCACCGGTTTCGCCTCGGCCGCCGACAGCATCGCCGACTGGTTCGCGCGACGGGCGCGACCGGGCACCGACCAGCAGGACACAGGCGGAGACGTGCCCGCGGACGGGGCAGCGGGCGGCACCGGCACGCAGCCGCCGGACAACGAGCCACCGGCCGGCCCGCCGCCGGCGAGCTGA
- a CDS encoding MaoC family dehydratase, with product MPALTSAPSLLPLYARAAVTGPLHRFSGGGDALPGTEFTLADQRIDARHLVDYQRVCGFGVADVLPPTYLHVLAFPLSVKLMTESTFPFPLVGLVHVANTITQHRPVRRDETVSLAVRAADLRPHPSGRQFDLLAEATVDGEVVWTGRSTYLRRGSSSGDKAARRELGAQQGPLARIAVPGDIGRRYAAVSGDRNPIHLHPLTAKAFGFPSAIAHGMWLKARVLASLEGRLPDAFTAEVSFKLPVLLPTTVAVAATHAGPGWELDVRGAKSGKPHLAGTVAG from the coding sequence GTGCCCGCGCTGACGTCCGCGCCGTCGCTGCTGCCGCTGTACGCGCGGGCCGCGGTCACCGGGCCGCTGCACCGCTTCTCGGGAGGCGGCGATGCGCTGCCCGGCACCGAGTTCACGCTGGCTGACCAGCGCATCGACGCGCGCCACCTCGTCGACTACCAGCGGGTCTGCGGCTTCGGGGTGGCCGACGTCCTGCCGCCGACGTACCTGCACGTCCTGGCGTTCCCGCTGTCGGTGAAGCTGATGACCGAGTCCACTTTCCCGTTCCCGCTGGTCGGGCTGGTGCACGTGGCGAACACGATCACCCAACACCGCCCGGTGCGCCGCGACGAGACGGTGTCGCTCGCCGTCCGTGCGGCCGACCTGCGGCCGCACCCGTCCGGACGGCAGTTCGATCTGCTGGCCGAGGCGACGGTCGACGGCGAGGTCGTGTGGACGGGGCGGTCGACGTACCTGCGTCGCGGGTCGTCGTCGGGCGACAAGGCGGCCCGTCGCGAGCTCGGCGCGCAGCAGGGACCGCTGGCGCGGATCGCCGTGCCCGGTGACATCGGCCGCCGCTACGCCGCGGTCTCCGGCGACCGCAACCCGATCCACCTGCACCCACTGACGGCCAAGGCCTTCGGCTTCCCCTCGGCGATCGCCCACGGCATGTGGCTCAAGGCGCGGGTGCTCGCCTCGCTCGAGGGACGACTCCCGGACGCGTTCACGGCCGAGGTGTCGTTCAAGCTGCCGGTCCTGCTGCCCACGACGGTCGCCGTCGCGGCCACGCACGCGGGCCCGGGCTGGGAACTCGACGTGCGGGGCGCGAAGTCGGGCAAGCCGCATCTCGCCGGGACCGTGGCCGGCTGA
- a CDS encoding 3-oxoacyl-ACP reductase: MSDRYLNLVNSPVGSAVAARVGLPQPSVLRRYEAGAPILPGPVLLGSTSPKPAAGLRKAVEATGAEVLDLAGEGVKVAAAVLDARSVSAPGDLARLREFLQPATKALAANGRVLVLGTPADGADITADATRQALDGIVRSLAKELRRGATANLLWVQDEASLPAALRFFLSGRSAYVDGQPVLLGAGTAPAPADWTQPLAGKTALVTGAARGIGAAIAGVLARDGAKVICADLTQAGEALAKVANRVGGTALHLDVAAPEASATLLEHLAAQTAGLDVLVHNAGITRDKLMANMKPEQWDSVIAVNLQSQLSINAALLDSDQLNQQARVVCLSSTTGLSGNRGQTNYGATKSGVIGLVRASAAAFAAHGDSTINAVAPGFIDTEMTAKMPFATREVARRLSSLQQAGLPVDVAEGVAWLASPGAGGVNGQVLRVCGQNLVGA; this comes from the coding sequence ATGAGTGATCGTTACCTGAACCTCGTCAACTCGCCGGTCGGCTCGGCCGTGGCGGCCCGCGTGGGTCTGCCGCAGCCGTCGGTGCTGCGCCGCTACGAGGCCGGCGCGCCGATCCTGCCCGGGCCGGTGCTGCTCGGCTCCACCTCACCGAAGCCGGCAGCCGGCCTGCGCAAGGCGGTCGAGGCCACCGGCGCCGAGGTGCTCGACCTCGCCGGCGAGGGCGTCAAGGTCGCTGCCGCCGTCCTCGACGCGCGGTCGGTCTCGGCCCCCGGCGACCTCGCGCGGCTGCGCGAGTTCCTGCAGCCGGCCACCAAGGCGCTGGCCGCCAACGGTCGCGTCCTCGTGCTGGGCACGCCCGCGGACGGCGCGGACATCACCGCCGACGCCACGCGGCAGGCCCTCGACGGCATCGTCCGCTCGCTGGCCAAGGAGCTGCGCCGCGGCGCCACCGCCAACCTGCTGTGGGTGCAGGACGAGGCGTCGCTGCCCGCCGCGTTGCGCTTCTTCCTGTCCGGCCGCTCGGCGTACGTGGACGGTCAGCCGGTGCTGCTCGGCGCCGGCACCGCCCCGGCCCCCGCCGACTGGACCCAACCGCTGGCGGGCAAGACCGCCCTCGTCACCGGCGCGGCCCGCGGCATCGGCGCCGCCATCGCCGGCGTCCTGGCCCGCGACGGCGCGAAGGTCATCTGCGCCGACCTCACCCAGGCCGGCGAGGCGCTCGCCAAGGTCGCGAACCGTGTCGGCGGCACCGCGCTGCACCTCGACGTCGCCGCGCCCGAGGCGTCGGCCACGCTGCTCGAGCACCTCGCGGCCCAGACGGCGGGGCTGGACGTCCTCGTCCACAACGCCGGCATCACCCGCGACAAGCTGATGGCGAACATGAAGCCGGAGCAGTGGGACTCCGTCATCGCGGTGAACCTGCAGTCGCAGCTGTCCATCAACGCCGCGCTGCTCGACAGCGACCAGCTCAACCAGCAGGCGCGCGTCGTGTGCCTGTCGTCGACGACGGGGCTGTCGGGCAACCGCGGCCAGACCAACTACGGCGCCACCAAGTCCGGCGTGATCGGTCTCGTGCGCGCATCGGCCGCCGCGTTCGCCGCGCACGGCGACTCGACCATCAACGCCGTCGCGCCCGGATTCATCGACACCGAGATGACGGCGAAGATGCCGTTCGCGACCCGCGAGGTCGCGCGCCGGCTCTCGTCGCTGCAGCAGGCCGGCCTGCCCGTCGACGTCGCCGAGGGGGTCGCGTGGTTGGCCTCGCCCGGGGCCGGCGGGGTCAACGGCCAGGTGCTGCGCGTCTGCGGCCAGAACCTCGTCGGGGCCTGA
- a CDS encoding acetyl-CoA C-acetyltransferase, whose product MLVNTRRAAIVGGNRIPFARSNGPYAQASNQDMLTAALDGLVARFGLQEERIGEVVAGAVLKHSRDFNLTREAVLGSRLASTTAAYDVQQACGTGLETLVVTANKIALGQIDSAVAGGVDTTSDAPIAVNEDLRQVLLAANRAKSAGARLKALAGIRPQQLVPSIPQNSEPRTGLSMGEHQAVTAHEWGITREAQDELAAASHRNLAASYDRGFQDDLITPFLGLSRDQNLRADSSVEKLAKLSPVFGKNLGDEATMTAGNSTPLTDGASTVLLASEDWAQQHNLPVLAYFVDAETAAVDYVHGDKKAEGLLLAPAYAVPRLLARNGLTLQDFDYYEIHEAFASTVLATLKAWEDPDFCKARLGLDAPLGPIDRTKLNVHGSSLAAGHPFAATGGRIAASLAKTLHEKGSGRGLISICAAGGQGVVAIVEK is encoded by the coding sequence ATCCTCGTGAACACTCGACGTGCCGCCATCGTGGGCGGCAACCGCATCCCGTTCGCCCGGTCCAACGGCCCCTACGCGCAGGCGTCGAACCAGGACATGCTGACCGCCGCCCTCGACGGCCTGGTCGCGCGGTTCGGTCTGCAGGAGGAGCGCATCGGCGAGGTCGTCGCGGGCGCCGTGCTCAAGCACTCCCGCGACTTCAACCTGACCCGCGAAGCCGTGCTCGGTTCGCGCCTCGCGTCCACGACGGCGGCCTACGACGTCCAGCAGGCGTGCGGGACGGGACTGGAGACGCTCGTCGTCACCGCGAACAAGATCGCCCTCGGGCAGATCGACTCGGCCGTGGCCGGAGGGGTCGACACGACGTCCGACGCCCCGATCGCGGTGAACGAGGACCTGCGCCAGGTGCTGCTGGCCGCCAACCGCGCGAAGAGTGCGGGCGCCCGCCTCAAGGCGCTCGCCGGCATCCGCCCGCAGCAGTTGGTGCCGAGCATCCCGCAGAACTCCGAGCCCCGCACCGGGTTGTCCATGGGCGAGCACCAGGCCGTTACCGCGCACGAGTGGGGCATCACCCGCGAGGCGCAGGACGAGCTGGCCGCCGCCTCGCACCGCAACCTCGCCGCGTCCTACGACCGCGGCTTCCAGGACGACCTCATCACGCCCTTCCTCGGACTGTCGCGTGACCAGAACCTGCGCGCGGACTCGTCGGTCGAGAAGCTCGCGAAGCTCTCGCCGGTGTTCGGCAAGAACCTCGGCGACGAGGCGACGATGACCGCCGGCAACTCCACCCCGCTGACCGACGGCGCGTCGACGGTGCTGCTGGCCTCCGAGGACTGGGCGCAGCAGCACAACCTGCCGGTGCTCGCGTACTTCGTGGACGCCGAGACCGCCGCGGTCGACTACGTGCACGGCGACAAGAAGGCGGAGGGTCTGCTGTTGGCGCCGGCCTACGCCGTGCCGCGGCTGCTCGCCCGCAACGGGCTCACGCTGCAGGACTTCGACTACTACGAGATCCACGAGGCCTTCGCGTCGACCGTGCTCGCGACGTTGAAGGCGTGGGAGGACCCGGACTTCTGCAAGGCCCGCCTCGGTCTGGACGCCCCGCTGGGCCCGATCGACCGCACGAAGCTCAACGTGCACGGGTCGTCGCTCGCCGCGGGCCACCCGTTCGCCGCCACCGGCGGCCGGATCGCCGCGTCGCTCGCCAAGACCCTGCACGAGAAGGGCTCCGGTCGCGGGCTCATCTCTATCTGCGCCGCCGGCGGTCAGGGTGTCGTCGCCATCGTCGAGAAGTGA
- a CDS encoding TetR/AcrR family transcriptional regulator, with protein sequence MNDRVSRLTADGRSARWAEHRVARREELIDHAVTAIGEYGSEVGVDRIAATAGTSKAVIYRYFADKGDLYRCVGRRVIDQIVDALQAVHTAADEQPTDPRSLLFRAIDGYLSLLDDNPELFRFVAQHRLLPEARAGRPTPADHSDPVTAILTRVLGDQLRGCGLDPAGAQPWGEAAVGFIRAASLWWLDHPRDMTRPQLTEYLAALLWGGAAGVFQSAGLAVDARPAAGVFRPADSRT encoded by the coding sequence GTGAACGACCGTGTGTCCCGACTAACGGCCGACGGGCGCAGCGCCCGGTGGGCCGAGCACCGGGTGGCGCGCCGCGAGGAGCTCATCGACCACGCCGTCACCGCGATCGGCGAGTACGGCAGCGAGGTCGGCGTCGACCGGATCGCCGCGACCGCCGGCACGAGCAAGGCCGTCATCTACCGCTACTTCGCCGACAAGGGCGACCTCTACCGCTGCGTCGGCCGGCGCGTGATCGATCAGATCGTGGACGCGCTGCAGGCGGTGCACACCGCGGCGGACGAGCAGCCCACCGACCCGCGGTCGCTGCTCTTCCGCGCCATCGACGGCTACCTGTCGCTGCTCGACGACAACCCCGAGCTGTTCCGTTTCGTCGCCCAGCACCGGCTGCTGCCCGAGGCCCGCGCCGGACGACCGACCCCGGCCGATCACAGCGACCCGGTGACGGCGATCCTCACCCGCGTCCTCGGCGACCAGCTCCGCGGCTGCGGGCTCGACCCGGCCGGCGCGCAGCCGTGGGGCGAGGCCGCGGTCGGGTTCATCCGCGCCGCCAGCCTGTGGTGGCTCGACCATCCGCGCGACATGACGCGCCCGCAGCTCACCGAGTACCTCGCCGCCCTGCTGTGGGGCGGCGCCGCCGGTGTGTTCCAGTCCGCCGGGCTGGCGGTCGACGCCCGCCCGGCCGCGGGTGTCTTCCGCCCGGCGGACTCACGCACGTGA